Proteins encoded together in one Falco biarmicus isolate bFalBia1 chromosome 4, bFalBia1.pri, whole genome shotgun sequence window:
- the PTPDC1 gene encoding protein tyrosine phosphatase domain-containing protein 1 isoform X4 — MQGSPRRRSAVSIFSNFFQGRRHSSSDPLLRIIQRRRSSVVEVLSSSTHRVMVAISSLSPEELDATFPEKKRSSRRPTAKYTKVGEHLRHVIPGHMQCSMACGGRACKYENPARWSDQEQAIKGLYSSWITDNILAMARPSTELIDKYNIIEQFERCGIKTIINLQRPGEHASCGSPLEQESGFTYIPEAFMEAGIYFYNFGWKDYGVASLTTVLDMVKVMAFALQEGRVAVHCHAGLGRTGVLIACYLVFATRMSADQAILFVRAKRPNSIQTRGQLLCIREFTQFLVPLRNVFACCEPKAHTVTLSQYLTRQRHLLHGYESRHLKHVPKLIHLVCKLLLDLAENRQVVEAELLDIPDLSAEIEKTVSQLVSTQLDRELARQDSDMSDSSHTHSSTFETQDSLFSLGHECDPLWKRRNVECLQPLTHLKRRLSYSESDLRRTEFLLEQGETAWTVPAQILQCNQPKRNSGEECSATSEQKPQLDLNKEALVRNTCMFWSQGKFNLDGQKDGSSLYHRRNCTKEVQRSRTFSSGLASLHNTREPGTPRHNFTNEIGHRKDHKTNMYSRRVYVSEDSSSSSSSSKVNFSLGYESQGSKDVSEAIPHIVLQSELSLEARRVLAAKALADINEFLGEEEVKQKVEMWQKELNSRDGAWDKICTERDPFILCSLMWSWIEQLKEPIISKDDIDMLAKNCTESQDALYLLRKTNLDSENGPYVYNTLKKVFKQTLEEKRKRLKEGTENHS; from the exons ATGCAGGGTTCACCCCGAAGACGTTCGGCAGTGAGTATATTTAGCAACTTCTTCCAGGGTCGGAGACATTCTTCCTCCGATCCTCTTCTTCGCATAATCCAGAGACGCCGGAGCTCGGTTGTAGAGGTACTCTCGTCATCAACTCACCGGGTTATGGTGGCGATATCGTCTCTGAGCCCTGAGGAGCTGGATGCaacttttcctgaaaaaaaaa GAAGTTCGAGGCGTCCAACAGCAAAATACACTAAAGTAGGGGAGCACCTTCGCCATGTCATTCCTGGTCACATGCAGTGCTCAATGGCATGTGGTGGACGTGCTTGCAAGTATGAAAATCCAGCTCGATGGAGTGACCAGGAGCAAGCTATTAAAGGGCTTTACTCTTCCTG GATAACAGATAACATACTGGCAATGGCTCGACCCTCAACAGAATTGATTGACAAGTACAACATTATTGAACAGTTTGAAAG ATGTGGCATAAAAACCATAATTAACCTTCAGCGTCCTGGGGAGCATGCAAGCTGTGGGAGTCCACTGGAACAAGAAAGCGGCTTCACCTACATTCCTGAAGCTTTTATGGAGGCTGGAA tttatttttataattttggaTGGAAGGATTATGGAGTGGCATCTCTCACTACTGTACTTGATATGGTAAAAGTCATGGCTTTCGCCTTGCAGGAAGGGAGGGTAGCTGTTCATTGTCACGCAGGACTTGGTCGGACAG GTGTTCTGATAGCTTGTTACTTAGTTTTTGCAACAAGAATGAGTGCTGATCAAGCAATTCTTTTTGTCAGAGCAAAAAGGCCTAATTCTATTCAGACTAGAGGGCAGTTGTTATGCATCAGAGAATTCACTCAGTTTTTGGTTCCTCTGAGAAACGTGTTTGCGTGCTGTGAGCCCAAGGCACACACAGTGACGCTGTCCCAGTACCTGACCCGTCAGAGACATCTGCTTCATGGTTACGAGAGTAGGCATCTCAAACATGTGCCAAAACTTATTCATCTTGTTTGCAAATTGTTGTTAGACCTGGCTGAAAACAGACAAGTGGTAGAGGCAGAATTGTTAGATATACCGGATCTCTCAGCTGAAATTGAAAAGACTGTTTCTCAGTTGGTATCCACACAGCTAGATAGAGAACTTGCAAGGCAGGACAGTGATATGTCAGACTCCTCCCACACCCACTCATCCACTTTCGAGACCCAGgattctcttttctccctgggACATGAATGTGATCCTCTTTGGAAAAGAAGGAATGTTGAATGCCTTCAGCCTCTAACTCATCTAAAAAGGCGTCTAAGCTATAGTGAGTCAGATTTAAGGAGAACTGAGTTTCTTTTAGAGCAAGGAGAAACTGCATGGACAGTACCTGCTCAGATACTACAGTGCAACCAACCCAAGCGGAACAGCGGTGAGGAATGTTCTGCCACAAGTGAACAAAAGCCACAGCTGGATTTAAATAAAGAGGCATTAGTGCGTAATACATGCATGTTCTGGAGTCAAGGTAAATTTAATTTGGATGGACAAAAAGATGGATCCTCCCTTTATCACAGAAGGAACTGTACGAAAGAAGTACAACGCAGTAGAACCTTTTCTTCAGGTCTAGCATCTCTCCACAATACCAGGGAACCCGGAACACCAAGGCATAATTTTACCAATGAGATTGGTCATAGAAAAGACCACAAGACTAATATGTATAGCAGAAGAGTCTATGTCTCTGAGgactcttcttcttcttcttcttcttctaaagTGAACTTTTCCCTTGGATATGAAAGCCAAGGTAGCAAAGATGTGTCAGAGGCAATTCCACACATTGTTCTGCAGTCAGAATTAAGTTTGGAAGCCCGAAGAGTTTTGGCAGCAAAAGCACTTGCAGATATAAATGAATTTCTGGGAGAGGAGGAAGTGAAGCAGAAGGTAGAAATGTGGCAG aaagaacTGAATTCTCGAGATGGAGCTTGGGATAAAATCTGTACCGAGAGAGATCCTTTTATCCTCTGTAGCTTGATGTGGTCCTGGATAGAGCAGCTGAAAGAACCTATTATATCCAAAGATGATATTGACATGCTGGCAAAAAattgcacagaatcacaggatgcACTTTACTTACTGAGAAAG ACAAACTTGGATTCTGAAAATGGACCATATGTTTACAATACcttgaaaaaagtatttaaacagacactggaagaaaaaagaaaaaggcttaaGGAAGGAACAGAGAATCACTCTTGA
- the PTPDC1 gene encoding protein tyrosine phosphatase domain-containing protein 1 isoform X5 produces MAAGALLQNELPYSSLLESSLHLANMSSGSSRRPTAKYTKVGEHLRHVIPGHMQCSMACGGRACKYENPARWSDQEQAIKGLYSSWITDNILAMARPSTELIDKYNIIEQFERCGIKTIINLQRPGEHASCGSPLEQESGFTYIPEAFMEAGIYFYNFGWKDYGVASLTTVLDMVKVMAFALQEGRVAVHCHAGLGRTGVLIACYLVFATRMSADQAILFVRAKRPNSIQTRGQLLCIREFTQFLVPLRNVFACCEPKAHTVTLSQYLTRQRHLLHGYESRHLKHVPKLIHLVCKLLLDLAENRQVVEAELLDIPDLSAEIEKTVSQLVSTQLDRELARQDSDMSDSSHTHSSTFETQDSLFSLGHECDPLWKRRNVECLQPLTHLKRRLSYSESDLRRTEFLLEQGETAWTVPAQILQCNQPKRNSGEECSATSEQKPQLDLNKEALVRNTCMFWSQGKFNLDGQKDGSSLYHRRNCTKEVQRSRTFSSGLASLHNTREPGTPRHNFTNEIGHRKDHKTNMYSRRVYVSEDSSSSSSSSKVNFSLGYESQGSKDVSEAIPHIVLQSELSLEARRVLAAKALADINEFLGEEEVKQKVEMWQKELNSRDGAWDKICTERDPFILCSLMWSWIEQLKEPIISKDDIDMLAKNCTESQDALYLLRKEQCQTILCIFHCVVNLQMLPADVEEALLARAIKAFTKTNLDSENGPYVYNTLKKVFKQTLEEKRKRLKEGTENHS; encoded by the exons ATGGCTGCAGGAGCTTTGCTGCAAAATGAATTACCGTATTCTTCATTGCTAGAGAGCAGTCTACATCTTGCAAATATGAGTTCAG GAAGTTCGAGGCGTCCAACAGCAAAATACACTAAAGTAGGGGAGCACCTTCGCCATGTCATTCCTGGTCACATGCAGTGCTCAATGGCATGTGGTGGACGTGCTTGCAAGTATGAAAATCCAGCTCGATGGAGTGACCAGGAGCAAGCTATTAAAGGGCTTTACTCTTCCTG GATAACAGATAACATACTGGCAATGGCTCGACCCTCAACAGAATTGATTGACAAGTACAACATTATTGAACAGTTTGAAAG ATGTGGCATAAAAACCATAATTAACCTTCAGCGTCCTGGGGAGCATGCAAGCTGTGGGAGTCCACTGGAACAAGAAAGCGGCTTCACCTACATTCCTGAAGCTTTTATGGAGGCTGGAA tttatttttataattttggaTGGAAGGATTATGGAGTGGCATCTCTCACTACTGTACTTGATATGGTAAAAGTCATGGCTTTCGCCTTGCAGGAAGGGAGGGTAGCTGTTCATTGTCACGCAGGACTTGGTCGGACAG GTGTTCTGATAGCTTGTTACTTAGTTTTTGCAACAAGAATGAGTGCTGATCAAGCAATTCTTTTTGTCAGAGCAAAAAGGCCTAATTCTATTCAGACTAGAGGGCAGTTGTTATGCATCAGAGAATTCACTCAGTTTTTGGTTCCTCTGAGAAACGTGTTTGCGTGCTGTGAGCCCAAGGCACACACAGTGACGCTGTCCCAGTACCTGACCCGTCAGAGACATCTGCTTCATGGTTACGAGAGTAGGCATCTCAAACATGTGCCAAAACTTATTCATCTTGTTTGCAAATTGTTGTTAGACCTGGCTGAAAACAGACAAGTGGTAGAGGCAGAATTGTTAGATATACCGGATCTCTCAGCTGAAATTGAAAAGACTGTTTCTCAGTTGGTATCCACACAGCTAGATAGAGAACTTGCAAGGCAGGACAGTGATATGTCAGACTCCTCCCACACCCACTCATCCACTTTCGAGACCCAGgattctcttttctccctgggACATGAATGTGATCCTCTTTGGAAAAGAAGGAATGTTGAATGCCTTCAGCCTCTAACTCATCTAAAAAGGCGTCTAAGCTATAGTGAGTCAGATTTAAGGAGAACTGAGTTTCTTTTAGAGCAAGGAGAAACTGCATGGACAGTACCTGCTCAGATACTACAGTGCAACCAACCCAAGCGGAACAGCGGTGAGGAATGTTCTGCCACAAGTGAACAAAAGCCACAGCTGGATTTAAATAAAGAGGCATTAGTGCGTAATACATGCATGTTCTGGAGTCAAGGTAAATTTAATTTGGATGGACAAAAAGATGGATCCTCCCTTTATCACAGAAGGAACTGTACGAAAGAAGTACAACGCAGTAGAACCTTTTCTTCAGGTCTAGCATCTCTCCACAATACCAGGGAACCCGGAACACCAAGGCATAATTTTACCAATGAGATTGGTCATAGAAAAGACCACAAGACTAATATGTATAGCAGAAGAGTCTATGTCTCTGAGgactcttcttcttcttcttcttcttctaaagTGAACTTTTCCCTTGGATATGAAAGCCAAGGTAGCAAAGATGTGTCAGAGGCAATTCCACACATTGTTCTGCAGTCAGAATTAAGTTTGGAAGCCCGAAGAGTTTTGGCAGCAAAAGCACTTGCAGATATAAATGAATTTCTGGGAGAGGAGGAAGTGAAGCAGAAGGTAGAAATGTGGCAG aaagaacTGAATTCTCGAGATGGAGCTTGGGATAAAATCTGTACCGAGAGAGATCCTTTTATCCTCTGTAGCTTGATGTGGTCCTGGATAGAGCAGCTGAAAGAACCTATTATATCCAAAGATGATATTGACATGCTGGCAAAAAattgcacagaatcacaggatgcACTTTACTTACTGAGAAAG GAACAGTGTCAGACTATCCTTTGTATTTTCCACTGTGTGGTGAACTTGCAAATGCTACCAGCTGATGTGGAGGAGGCCTTACTTGCTCGTGCTATTAAAGCTTTCACTAAG ACAAACTTGGATTCTGAAAATGGACCATATGTTTACAATACcttgaaaaaagtatttaaacagacactggaagaaaaaagaaaaaggcttaaGGAAGGAACAGAGAATCACTCTTGA
- the PTPDC1 gene encoding protein tyrosine phosphatase domain-containing protein 1 isoform X2 — protein MRPRPALFCPAGRRSGGLTQREAGTAMAAGALLQNELPYSSLLESSLHLANMSSGSSRRPTAKYTKVGEHLRHVIPGHMQCSMACGGRACKYENPARWSDQEQAIKGLYSSWITDNILAMARPSTELIDKYNIIEQFERCGIKTIINLQRPGEHASCGSPLEQESGFTYIPEAFMEAGIYFYNFGWKDYGVASLTTVLDMVKVMAFALQEGRVAVHCHAGLGRTGVLIACYLVFATRMSADQAILFVRAKRPNSIQTRGQLLCIREFTQFLVPLRNVFACCEPKAHTVTLSQYLTRQRHLLHGYESRHLKHVPKLIHLVCKLLLDLAENRQVVEAELLDIPDLSAEIEKTVSQLVSTQLDRELARQDSDMSDSSHTHSSTFETQDSLFSLGHECDPLWKRRNVECLQPLTHLKRRLSYSESDLRRTEFLLEQGETAWTVPAQILQCNQPKRNSGEECSATSEQKPQLDLNKEALVRNTCMFWSQGKFNLDGQKDGSSLYHRRNCTKEVQRSRTFSSGLASLHNTREPGTPRHNFTNEIGHRKDHKTNMYSRRVYVSEDSSSSSSSSKVNFSLGYESQGSKDVSEAIPHIVLQSELSLEARRVLAAKALADINEFLGEEEVKQKVEMWQKELNSRDGAWDKICTERDPFILCSLMWSWIEQLKEPIISKDDIDMLAKNCTESQDALYLLRKEQCQTILCIFHCVVNLQMLPADVEEALLARAIKAFTKTNLDSENGPYVYNTLKKVFKQTLEEKRKRLKEGTENHS, from the exons GTACTGCAATGGCTGCAGGAGCTTTGCTGCAAAATGAATTACCGTATTCTTCATTGCTAGAGAGCAGTCTACATCTTGCAAATATGAGTTCAG GAAGTTCGAGGCGTCCAACAGCAAAATACACTAAAGTAGGGGAGCACCTTCGCCATGTCATTCCTGGTCACATGCAGTGCTCAATGGCATGTGGTGGACGTGCTTGCAAGTATGAAAATCCAGCTCGATGGAGTGACCAGGAGCAAGCTATTAAAGGGCTTTACTCTTCCTG GATAACAGATAACATACTGGCAATGGCTCGACCCTCAACAGAATTGATTGACAAGTACAACATTATTGAACAGTTTGAAAG ATGTGGCATAAAAACCATAATTAACCTTCAGCGTCCTGGGGAGCATGCAAGCTGTGGGAGTCCACTGGAACAAGAAAGCGGCTTCACCTACATTCCTGAAGCTTTTATGGAGGCTGGAA tttatttttataattttggaTGGAAGGATTATGGAGTGGCATCTCTCACTACTGTACTTGATATGGTAAAAGTCATGGCTTTCGCCTTGCAGGAAGGGAGGGTAGCTGTTCATTGTCACGCAGGACTTGGTCGGACAG GTGTTCTGATAGCTTGTTACTTAGTTTTTGCAACAAGAATGAGTGCTGATCAAGCAATTCTTTTTGTCAGAGCAAAAAGGCCTAATTCTATTCAGACTAGAGGGCAGTTGTTATGCATCAGAGAATTCACTCAGTTTTTGGTTCCTCTGAGAAACGTGTTTGCGTGCTGTGAGCCCAAGGCACACACAGTGACGCTGTCCCAGTACCTGACCCGTCAGAGACATCTGCTTCATGGTTACGAGAGTAGGCATCTCAAACATGTGCCAAAACTTATTCATCTTGTTTGCAAATTGTTGTTAGACCTGGCTGAAAACAGACAAGTGGTAGAGGCAGAATTGTTAGATATACCGGATCTCTCAGCTGAAATTGAAAAGACTGTTTCTCAGTTGGTATCCACACAGCTAGATAGAGAACTTGCAAGGCAGGACAGTGATATGTCAGACTCCTCCCACACCCACTCATCCACTTTCGAGACCCAGgattctcttttctccctgggACATGAATGTGATCCTCTTTGGAAAAGAAGGAATGTTGAATGCCTTCAGCCTCTAACTCATCTAAAAAGGCGTCTAAGCTATAGTGAGTCAGATTTAAGGAGAACTGAGTTTCTTTTAGAGCAAGGAGAAACTGCATGGACAGTACCTGCTCAGATACTACAGTGCAACCAACCCAAGCGGAACAGCGGTGAGGAATGTTCTGCCACAAGTGAACAAAAGCCACAGCTGGATTTAAATAAAGAGGCATTAGTGCGTAATACATGCATGTTCTGGAGTCAAGGTAAATTTAATTTGGATGGACAAAAAGATGGATCCTCCCTTTATCACAGAAGGAACTGTACGAAAGAAGTACAACGCAGTAGAACCTTTTCTTCAGGTCTAGCATCTCTCCACAATACCAGGGAACCCGGAACACCAAGGCATAATTTTACCAATGAGATTGGTCATAGAAAAGACCACAAGACTAATATGTATAGCAGAAGAGTCTATGTCTCTGAGgactcttcttcttcttcttcttcttctaaagTGAACTTTTCCCTTGGATATGAAAGCCAAGGTAGCAAAGATGTGTCAGAGGCAATTCCACACATTGTTCTGCAGTCAGAATTAAGTTTGGAAGCCCGAAGAGTTTTGGCAGCAAAAGCACTTGCAGATATAAATGAATTTCTGGGAGAGGAGGAAGTGAAGCAGAAGGTAGAAATGTGGCAG aaagaacTGAATTCTCGAGATGGAGCTTGGGATAAAATCTGTACCGAGAGAGATCCTTTTATCCTCTGTAGCTTGATGTGGTCCTGGATAGAGCAGCTGAAAGAACCTATTATATCCAAAGATGATATTGACATGCTGGCAAAAAattgcacagaatcacaggatgcACTTTACTTACTGAGAAAG GAACAGTGTCAGACTATCCTTTGTATTTTCCACTGTGTGGTGAACTTGCAAATGCTACCAGCTGATGTGGAGGAGGCCTTACTTGCTCGTGCTATTAAAGCTTTCACTAAG ACAAACTTGGATTCTGAAAATGGACCATATGTTTACAATACcttgaaaaaagtatttaaacagacactggaagaaaaaagaaaaaggcttaaGGAAGGAACAGAGAATCACTCTTGA
- the PTPDC1 gene encoding protein tyrosine phosphatase domain-containing protein 1 isoform X3, translated as MKGSAITYSFCRVTGTAMAAGALLQNELPYSSLLESSLHLANMSSGSSRRPTAKYTKVGEHLRHVIPGHMQCSMACGGRACKYENPARWSDQEQAIKGLYSSWITDNILAMARPSTELIDKYNIIEQFERCGIKTIINLQRPGEHASCGSPLEQESGFTYIPEAFMEAGIYFYNFGWKDYGVASLTTVLDMVKVMAFALQEGRVAVHCHAGLGRTGVLIACYLVFATRMSADQAILFVRAKRPNSIQTRGQLLCIREFTQFLVPLRNVFACCEPKAHTVTLSQYLTRQRHLLHGYESRHLKHVPKLIHLVCKLLLDLAENRQVVEAELLDIPDLSAEIEKTVSQLVSTQLDRELARQDSDMSDSSHTHSSTFETQDSLFSLGHECDPLWKRRNVECLQPLTHLKRRLSYSESDLRRTEFLLEQGETAWTVPAQILQCNQPKRNSGEECSATSEQKPQLDLNKEALVRNTCMFWSQGKFNLDGQKDGSSLYHRRNCTKEVQRSRTFSSGLASLHNTREPGTPRHNFTNEIGHRKDHKTNMYSRRVYVSEDSSSSSSSSKVNFSLGYESQGSKDVSEAIPHIVLQSELSLEARRVLAAKALADINEFLGEEEVKQKVEMWQKELNSRDGAWDKICTERDPFILCSLMWSWIEQLKEPIISKDDIDMLAKNCTESQDALYLLRKEQCQTILCIFHCVVNLQMLPADVEEALLARAIKAFTKTNLDSENGPYVYNTLKKVFKQTLEEKRKRLKEGTENHS; from the exons GTACTGCAATGGCTGCAGGAGCTTTGCTGCAAAATGAATTACCGTATTCTTCATTGCTAGAGAGCAGTCTACATCTTGCAAATATGAGTTCAG GAAGTTCGAGGCGTCCAACAGCAAAATACACTAAAGTAGGGGAGCACCTTCGCCATGTCATTCCTGGTCACATGCAGTGCTCAATGGCATGTGGTGGACGTGCTTGCAAGTATGAAAATCCAGCTCGATGGAGTGACCAGGAGCAAGCTATTAAAGGGCTTTACTCTTCCTG GATAACAGATAACATACTGGCAATGGCTCGACCCTCAACAGAATTGATTGACAAGTACAACATTATTGAACAGTTTGAAAG ATGTGGCATAAAAACCATAATTAACCTTCAGCGTCCTGGGGAGCATGCAAGCTGTGGGAGTCCACTGGAACAAGAAAGCGGCTTCACCTACATTCCTGAAGCTTTTATGGAGGCTGGAA tttatttttataattttggaTGGAAGGATTATGGAGTGGCATCTCTCACTACTGTACTTGATATGGTAAAAGTCATGGCTTTCGCCTTGCAGGAAGGGAGGGTAGCTGTTCATTGTCACGCAGGACTTGGTCGGACAG GTGTTCTGATAGCTTGTTACTTAGTTTTTGCAACAAGAATGAGTGCTGATCAAGCAATTCTTTTTGTCAGAGCAAAAAGGCCTAATTCTATTCAGACTAGAGGGCAGTTGTTATGCATCAGAGAATTCACTCAGTTTTTGGTTCCTCTGAGAAACGTGTTTGCGTGCTGTGAGCCCAAGGCACACACAGTGACGCTGTCCCAGTACCTGACCCGTCAGAGACATCTGCTTCATGGTTACGAGAGTAGGCATCTCAAACATGTGCCAAAACTTATTCATCTTGTTTGCAAATTGTTGTTAGACCTGGCTGAAAACAGACAAGTGGTAGAGGCAGAATTGTTAGATATACCGGATCTCTCAGCTGAAATTGAAAAGACTGTTTCTCAGTTGGTATCCACACAGCTAGATAGAGAACTTGCAAGGCAGGACAGTGATATGTCAGACTCCTCCCACACCCACTCATCCACTTTCGAGACCCAGgattctcttttctccctgggACATGAATGTGATCCTCTTTGGAAAAGAAGGAATGTTGAATGCCTTCAGCCTCTAACTCATCTAAAAAGGCGTCTAAGCTATAGTGAGTCAGATTTAAGGAGAACTGAGTTTCTTTTAGAGCAAGGAGAAACTGCATGGACAGTACCTGCTCAGATACTACAGTGCAACCAACCCAAGCGGAACAGCGGTGAGGAATGTTCTGCCACAAGTGAACAAAAGCCACAGCTGGATTTAAATAAAGAGGCATTAGTGCGTAATACATGCATGTTCTGGAGTCAAGGTAAATTTAATTTGGATGGACAAAAAGATGGATCCTCCCTTTATCACAGAAGGAACTGTACGAAAGAAGTACAACGCAGTAGAACCTTTTCTTCAGGTCTAGCATCTCTCCACAATACCAGGGAACCCGGAACACCAAGGCATAATTTTACCAATGAGATTGGTCATAGAAAAGACCACAAGACTAATATGTATAGCAGAAGAGTCTATGTCTCTGAGgactcttcttcttcttcttcttcttctaaagTGAACTTTTCCCTTGGATATGAAAGCCAAGGTAGCAAAGATGTGTCAGAGGCAATTCCACACATTGTTCTGCAGTCAGAATTAAGTTTGGAAGCCCGAAGAGTTTTGGCAGCAAAAGCACTTGCAGATATAAATGAATTTCTGGGAGAGGAGGAAGTGAAGCAGAAGGTAGAAATGTGGCAG aaagaacTGAATTCTCGAGATGGAGCTTGGGATAAAATCTGTACCGAGAGAGATCCTTTTATCCTCTGTAGCTTGATGTGGTCCTGGATAGAGCAGCTGAAAGAACCTATTATATCCAAAGATGATATTGACATGCTGGCAAAAAattgcacagaatcacaggatgcACTTTACTTACTGAGAAAG GAACAGTGTCAGACTATCCTTTGTATTTTCCACTGTGTGGTGAACTTGCAAATGCTACCAGCTGATGTGGAGGAGGCCTTACTTGCTCGTGCTATTAAAGCTTTCACTAAG ACAAACTTGGATTCTGAAAATGGACCATATGTTTACAATACcttgaaaaaagtatttaaacagacactggaagaaaaaagaaaaaggcttaaGGAAGGAACAGAGAATCACTCTTGA